Below is a genomic region from Fusobacterium nucleatum.
AAGTTAATCCTATAAAATTTGGAAATATTGTAGATCTTCTTGACCAAGTCTTTATAACAGCTTTGTTATTTCCAGAAGCAACTGCTTCTTCAACTTTAGCCATTAAGTGATGGTCACAAAAAGGTCCTTTTTTTAATGATCTTGCCATTACTAATTAGCCTCCTCTCGCAAATTATTTTTCGTTTCTTCTTCTTACGATAAATTTGTCAGAAGTCTTTCTTCCTCTTGTTTTAATACCAAGTGCTGGTTTTCCCCAAGGTGTTAAAGGTGATTTTCTTCCAACTGAGTTCTTTCCTTCTCCTCCACCATGTGGGTGATCTACTGGGTTCATTACAGCTCCTCTTACATGAGGTCTTTTTCCCATATGTCTAGCTCTTCCAGCTTTACCTATATTTACTAAGTTATGTTCAGAGTTTCCAACTTCACCAACAGTTGCCATACATTCACCATGTATCAATCTTAATTCTCCTGAAGGTAATTCAACGTGGCAGTAAGTTCCTTCTTTAGCTACAAGTCTTGCAGCAGTTCCAGCAGATCTTACTAATTGTCCACCTTTTCCTCTTTGAAGTTCTATATTGTGAATTTGAACCCCAACTGGCATATCTTTTAATTTAAGTGCATTTCCAGGTTTAATTTCAGCTTTACTTCCAGCAGAAACTATATCTCCTTTTTTTAACCCTTTAGGTGCTAATATATATCTTTTTTCTCCATCAACATAGAATAATAAAGCAATGTTTGCTGATCTGTTAGGATCATATTCTATTGTTGCTACTCTTGCAGGAACATCTAATTTATTTCTTTTGAAATCTATAATTCTGTATAATCTTTTATGTCCTTTTTGTCTGTCTCTACAAGTTCTGTGACCATAATTATCTCTACCATACGCTGATTTTAGAGGTACAGTTAAAGATTTTTCAGGTCTTACTTTATCTAATTCATCATTTACTAATCTTGACATATGTCTAGTACCATTAGTAATTGGTTTCATTTTTCTAATAGCCATTTTTATTTTTCCTCCATTGACCTATATATATCTTTAATTATGTGTTTTTAATCTTTTTATACTTCTTTTGAGTAAGTTATTGTATTTTCTTTAGCTAATTTAACAATTGCTTTTTTCTTAGCTTGAGTCTTATAAAGTCTCATACCATGTCTTTTAGTAATTGGTTTTTTGTTAATTGTAGCTACATCTTCAACTTTTACATTAAATATTGTTTCAATAGCTTTTTTTATTTCAATTTTATTAGCTTTTGGATGTACTTCAAAAGTATATTTATTGTATTCTTTTCTTAAAAGTTCTGTTTTTTCTGTCACAACAGGCTTTTTAATTATATCGTAAACATTCATTATCCTAGTACCTCCTCTACAGTAGCTAATGCTTCTTTAGTAAGGATTACCTTTTCTTGTTTTAAAAGCCAGTAAACTCCAATTTCATTTGGTTGTAAAATTACTGCATTTTCTAAATTCCTTGCTGACAAGTATAAATTGTAATCTTTTATTAAATCTCCTACTACAAATAATTGTTTTTGTTTTGCATCAACTTTATTTACTAAATTTACTATCACTTTTGTTTTAGGTGTTTCTATTCCATCATAGTCTAATACTAAAACATTTCCAGCTGCAACTTTTGCAGATAAAGCAGATCTTAGTGCTAGATTTCTAACTTTTTTATTAACCTTTTTTTCATATGATCTTGGATGAGGACCAAATGTAACTCCTCCACCTACCATATGAGGTGCTCTTATTGTACCTTGTCTTGCTCTACCAGTACCTTTTTGTTTGAAAGGTTTTCTTCCTCCACCTCTAACCATTGCTCTAGTCTTAGTAGAAGCTGTACCTTGTCTAGCAGCTGCTAATTCAGCAGTAAGTACTTCATGAAGAACTACTTTATTAGGTTCAATCCCAAACACTGCATCATTAACTTCAAGAGTACCAGTTTGATCTCCTGCTAAGTTATATACGTTTAAAACTGCCATTGTTTTCCTCCTCTTTCTACTATCCTATTACTTTCTTCACTGCTGGTCTAATTACTAAGTAACCATTTTTAGCTCCAGGAACTGCTCCCTTTATTAAAAGTAAGTTATGTTCTGCATCAACTTTAACAACTTTTAAATTTTGAACTGTTACTGTTGCATTTCCATGTTGCCCAGCCATTCTTTTACCTTTTAGAACTTTACCAGGCCAACTTGACATACCTATTGATCCACCAAGTCTATGGTTTCTTGATACCCCGTGTGAAGCTCTATTTCCACCAAATCCGTGTCTTTTCATAACACCAGATGTTCCTTTCCCTTTTGAAGTTCCTGTGATATCTACATATCCAACTTCTGCTAGAACATCAACTTTGATTTCTTGTCCTAATTCATAACCATCTACTGATTCAACTTCTAATTCTTTAACGAATCTTTGAGGTTTTACCCCTGCTTTATTGAATATTCCCATTAAAGGTTTAGTAGTGTTTTTTTCTTTCTTTTCATCAAATCCTAATTGTAATGCCACATATCCATCTTTTTCTTCTGTTTTCTTTTGAAGAACAAAGTTAGGACCAGCTTCTACAACTGTTACTGGAACGAATTTTCCATCTTCAAAAATTTGAGTCATTCCAATTTTCTTTCCTAAAATTCCAGACATTTTTAACCTCCATCAAATAATATATTGGTTGATACAACTTACCCTTGTGGTTCTATTTTTTAACACAAGAATAAAATCAACTTGTACTATTCTGTAAGTATGATGTTTTACAACATCATCTCCCATAAATAAATACAAAGAATAGAATTAAACTTGTTTAATTTCTATCCCTACACCAGCTGGTAAGTGAACTGATGTTAACGAACTAATAGCCTTATCGGTAGAATTTAGTAATTCTATCATTCTTCTGTGCACTCTCATTTCGAATTGCTCTCTTGAATCTTTATTAACATGCACTGATCTTAAAACAGTATATTTTCTGATTTTAGTAGGTAAAGGCATTGGCCCTGCTACTATTGCTCCACTTTTTTTAGCAGATTCAGCTATTCTTTTTGCTGATTCGTCTAATAAAGTGTGATCATATGCTTTTAAATAGATTCTTAATTTGTTAGAAGCCATTAATTTTGCACCTCCTTTAAATTAACTACATAAGATAATTCCTATGCACTTTTAAGAGTATATCATATCTTTTAAAAAAATAAAAGAAAAATTTTTAAAATCATCAAAAATTTTTTTATACTGCTATTTATAGTTCTAACTATTATTTTTTATTGACTTTTAATCTAAAAAATTGTATTATCATAGTATAAAATTCTATATATTTATTTAAATATTTAAAATTTTACAAATTATTTTATTTTTGGAGGTTATTTTATGAAAAGAATTTTTTTATCTATCTTAATGTTATTTGCCTTTGTTGCTTGTTCTAGTACACAATTTGTTCATGATGCTAAACCTATTACAAAGGATGAAAAGACTGTACTTATTCAATATTTCCCAACTGAATTTGAAATTGACTTAGAAAAAACTTTAGAAAATAATTTTTGGAAAGTTTCTGTAGTTTCAAACAAAGATACTTCTTCACCATCTTTAAAATCAAATTTTGTAATTACTTGTGAATCTTTATATGCTGATTATTTAGGAACTTATCAAGGAATTATTAAATTCTCAGATTTAAGAACTGGAAAAAGAATAGCTGTTTATAAATTTAAAGTATCTACTAAAAGTGCAATTATAGAAAATATAATCAAAACTATGGATTCTATTCCAGGTGCTTCTAGTCCTGCAAGTTCTATTACTGTAACAAAACCAGTAAAATAATTATTTTATAATTAAGTTAAATTGGTTGTATAATAAATGGTGTTGATAGAAGAAATTTCTATCAATGCCATTTTTTAATAAAAAAAGTTGAGACAATAAAATTTTCCTGTTAAAATTAAATCGCGCAAAATAATCATAAAGGAAGTGATTTCATTGTCTCTATCTAATTTTATCAAAACTATCTTAAATATTCAAGATAATAATATTTCTTTTCCAGAAGAAGAATATTACCAAGTTACTCAAAAAGGTAATTATCTAATTAAAGTTTTTAAAGGTTTTCTTAAGTCTGATTACTGTACTTGTCCATACTGTAATTCCAAAAATATTGTTAAAAATGGTTCAAGGCATCGTAAAATTAAATATATTCCTTTTCAAAATTACAATATTGAGCTTGAACTTACTATACAAAGATATATTTGTAAAGATTGTAAAAAAACTTTTTCACCTTCTACTAATATTGTAAGTGATAACTCCAGTATATCTAATAATCTTAAATATACTGTTGCGCTTGAACTTCAAAAAAATATTTCTCTTACATCTATTGCTCAGAAATACAACATTTCTATTTCTTCTGTACAAAGAATAATGAATAGTTGCTATTCTGATTTTAAAGTTAATAAAGAACATTTACCAGAAGCTATTTGTATTGATGAATTTAAGTCTGTTAAAAATATTGATGGTGCTATGTCTTTTGTTTTTGCTGACTATCAGAGTAAGAGTATTATTGATATCGTAGAAGATAGAAGACTTCATTCTCTTACAGAATACTTCTCAAGGTTTTCGCTTGAAGCTAGGAATAACGTAAAATATATCTGTATGGATATGTATACTCCATATATTAGTTTAGTTAATTCTATTTTTCCTAATGCAAAAATAGTGTTAGATAAATTTCATATTGTTAATCTTGTTAATAGAGCATTTAATCAAACTAGAATATCTATTATGAATTCTATTCAAGATGATTCATTAAAAAGAAAGCTAAAGCTGTTTTGGAAATCATTGTTAAAATATTATCCTGATCTTTGTCAAGTAAACTATTACTGTCAAAGTTTTAAGCGCAAACTTAGTAGCAAAGATAAAGTAGATTATCTATTAGAAAAATGTCCTGAATTAGAGGTTAATTTTAATATATATCAAGATATTATTCAAACAATTAAACTTAATAATTTTAACAGATTTGAAAATACAGTAAAAAAATATTTAACTACTAAAGAGAAGATTTCTAAGAAAATGGTAATAGCACTAAAAACTCTTAAGAAACATATGAACTACATTGAGAATATGTTTGAATCAAATATTACTAATGGAGTAATAGAAGGTTTAAACAATAAAATTAAATCAGTAAAGAGAACAGCATTTGGATATTCAAATTTTAGTAATTTTAAAAAGCGCATATTGATTCAAGCAGGTATTATTTCAATTAGTGCTTAAGTTTGTAATGCAATAATGCGATTTAGTAATAATAAAAAAGAGAATTTTTAAGTTTTTAATTCTCAAAAATTCTCTTAGTTATGTTAATTGTAAGTCTAAACTTTTTTATCAACACTATTTGACAAGCAACCGTTAAATTTAAAATATAAAAAGGATTTTTACACTTTATAGATAAGTATAGAAATCCTTTTTTTAGTATAACTATTATCATCCTATTTCATTATTTTTATTTATCAACAAATTTATTCCAGATATTTCTATCAATTTTTTTGTATACTCTTTTTCAGGTTTAGAAAAAATTTTTTCTTTACTTCCACTTTCAATTATTTCACCATCTTTTATAATTAAAAGTCTATCTGAAATTTTTTTCACAATATTTATATCATGACTTATAAACAAATACGATATCTTTTTATTTTCTTTTAATTTTTGAAAAAGTTCTAATATTTGAATTTGAGTTAAAGCATCAAGAGCTGTTAAAATCTCATCTGCTATTATCAAATCTGGTTTAACTGCTACTGCTCTAGCTATCCCAACCCTCTGTCTTTGTCCACCAGATAATTCATGTGGATATTTATTTAAAACTTCTTTATCTAAACCTACTTCATTGAGAATATTAAGTAAATATTCATCAATATTTTCTTCTTTTTTTAAAACCTTTTGATAAATTACTCCTTCTAAAATTATATCCTTTATTTTATATTTAGGATTTAAACTACTATATGGACTTTGAAAAATCATTTGTATCTTTCCATTTATCTTTTTAGGATTTTCTAAAATATCTATTCCTTTAAATAATATCTGCCCCTCTGCTTTTAATAAACCAACTATTATTTTAGATATACTTGTTTTTCCACTTCCAGACTCTCCTATAAGGCTAACAACTTCTTCCTCTTTTATATCAAAATTAATATCTTTTAATTTAAAACCACTTTCAAAAGTTTTATTCAGATTTCTTATTGATAATACCTCTTCCATAATTCTCCTTTAATCAGCAGTTGCAGCCTTAATTAATAATTTTGTATAATCATTCTTAGGTTCTTTTAAAATTTGTGCTGTACTATTTTCTTCTACGATATTTCCATCTTTTAAAACTATTATTCTTTCACAAATTTTTGACAATACCTTGATATCGTGACTAACATATATCAAGGTCAATCCTTTTTCTTTGCTGATTTTCTTCAATAATTCTATAAATCTAAATTGATTTACAACATCCAATGAAGTTGTTGGTTCATCAGCTAAAAGTATTTTTATATCTGTACATAGTACTAAGACTATTGCGATTCTCTGCCTCATTCCACCTGATAATTCATTAGGATAACTATTTAAGATCCTATCTGTGTCTTCAAAACCTACATCTAAAAGAAGTTTTTTTATTTCTTCAATAGCAAAATCATTTGTTATTTTTTTCTTAGAATGAAAAATATAAGTTTCAAGAAGCTGTTTCTTTATTTTTTCATAAGGGTTTAAAGAATTTATTGAATCCTGAAGTATCATTGAAATATTTTTATGACAAATTTCTTTTCTTTTTTCTTCTGTCATTTTATAAATTTCTATATTTTCAAAAAAAATCATTTTTCCATTTAATACAAATTTTTTTTCATCTAAAAAAGAGATTATAGAATTTAAAAGAGTAGTTTTCCCCGAACCAGATTCCCCAACTATACCTAAAAATCCTTTTTCTTTTATTTCTATATTTATATTATTTAATATCTTACGATTATTATTTTTTAAAGATACAGAAAAATCCTTTAATTCTAAAATATTTTTCACTTTTAATTCTCCCTTTTGTCAAAAATTAAATTAAAAGATAATGATACCCACAAAATACATAATGTTGGGATTATAATTAAGGATGGTTTTCTCACTAAATATATTCTATACTGATATAACATAGCTCCCCAATCTGGTTTTGTATAATCAGAACCTAATCCTATAAATGTTAAAGCTGAATATTGTAATATAACTCCACTTGCTGTATTTCCTAAATTTACAAGTAATCTAGCTAATATATTTACAAAAATTCTTCTAAATAATACAACATACCAAGGAACACCCAATAATTTAGATGCTAATATATAATCTTTATTTTTTTCTGCTTTTGTTAAAGCCTCTGATTGATTCATATAATTTCCTATACCAAATATTCCAAGTGAGATTCCAGCAGTAACAGGTGTAATCCCAAAAATTGAAGTTACTATTAATGCTACTATTAAAGTTGGAACAACCATCATTAAATCAACTGTTGACTTTATAATTGTTCCAATATTTCCCTCAAAATACCCTGCTATCATTCCTAAAAAACTTCCAACAAAAAAAGAAAGACTTGTTGCAATGACAACAACTTCCAATGTTCTAAATCCTCCAATAATTATTAAAGAAAAAATATCTCTTCCTAAATCATCTGTTCCAAAAAAATTTTTCTTTGAAAAACCTAAAAATACTGAATCTAAATTTATATCTGCATTTAATTTTGAGGAAAAAATTAACAATATAATTACTAAAAATATATTAATAAATATTAATTTCTTAGTCATTTATTCCCTTTCTCTCTTAAAAAACTTAATAAAAAATCAAATATTAAATGAACAAAAAACATATAAATACAAATTAAAAATATATAGGCTTGAATCACATTATAATCTCTGTTCACTATACTATTTATTAGAAAATAACTTATCCCAGGAATTGCGAAACTAAATTCTACAACAGCACTTCCACCCACAACTGATGAAAATTTTGAAATACTTGCTGAAAATAAAGAGTAAAGTGCTGGTTTATAACAATGTCTTAATAAAACATAATTTATATTAAAACCTCTAATTAAATAAAATTTAACAAAAGTTTCTTCTTTCATCTCAACAAATGTATCTCTAACAATTCTACTTAAATTTCCAACTTGATATAATACTAATATCATTATTGAAAATAATGTACCATAGAATTTTCCACCAATAAAAAATTTTATTAGTTGTGTTTTAACACCAAAATAATAGATAATAAAGATTGCTATTATAAAAGATGGAATGCTAAGTGTTAAAATTGATATGATTCTTGTCATTTTATCAAAAAATCCCTTTTCTTTTATAGCTGCTAAATATCCAAGGAAAAATGAAAGTATTATTGATAAAAATAATGAACTTAGCCCGATAATTAAAGAATATGGTAATCTTCTTAGCATTTCTTCTTTAACTGGTAGTTTTGTTATAAATGAAATTCCCCAATTTCCTTTTAAAAAATCTTTTATCCAGACTATATACTGTTTAAAAAGACTTTGGTCTAATTTGTAATATGAAGTTAATAACTTTCTATTTTCTTCTGTCAATGGAAGATTATAGTGTTGTAATAACATATCAATTGGACTAACTGGAATAAACCTAACTATTAGAAATGTTATTACACTTAAAATAAACATAATACCTAACCATTTAAAAATAAACTTCACTTTTTCCTCCATAAAAATTAAAAGGCTAGTGCATACTCATAAATGTTCTTAAAAAATAACTCATTACTGAGTAGATTTCTTAACGGAGAAAAATTAAGAATTCGCTGCAAATTCGCTAAACTCACTTCATTCAAACACAGCGAGATTTGCTCGGCTCATTCTATTTAATTTTTATCCTAAAATCTACATTCGTAATTCGCTTATTTTTTTACCCACATTTCTGTATATAAATATACATTAGCCTTATTTATTTTTACTATTTATATAATTCTGAATTTACTATATAATAATCTCCACAATAAGGTTTATAATCTTTTAATCTTTCAGATAAAGCTACATTCCATTCAGGGTCAACTAAATATAGTACAGGTAAATCTTTATAAATAACCTCTTGAATTTGTTTAGCTGTTTTTATAAGTTCATCACCAAAAGGAAGAGTTCCCATCTTATCTAATAATTCATCTACTTCTTTTGATGAATAAGACATCATATTTTTTGAACCATCAGTTCTAAAAAATTGATTTAAGAAATATGTAGGTTCTCCTGTTGGTGCTGTATGTTGAGCATATAAAATTACATCAAATTCTTTTTTCTTAGCTTCCACATCTATATTATCTACAATTGAAGTTTTTGCTTCAATCCCCATCTTCTTTAATTGTGATAACATAACTTGCATTATTATCTTTAAATCAGGTCTACTATTATATGTAAGTACATTTATAGATAAAATCTTTCCATCTTTTTCTCTTAAACCATCTTTATTTAGTTTCCAACCATCTTCTTCTAAGACACTATTAGCCTTGTCTAAATTATATTCAAGTTTTACATCTCCTGCAAAAGAAAAATATTGTGCAAAAAGTCCATTAGCAACCCTTCCACCTTTTAATGCTTTTATATAATCTTCTCTGTCCAAGCCTAAATTTATTGCTTCTCTAACTGATTTGTCAGACATAATTCCAGTTGCTGTATTAAGAACACCAAAATATTGATATCCTGCATCTATTGTTTCTACAATTTTACCTTCATCTTTTAATTCACTAGCTATTTCAGGAGTTATACCAAAAGCCATATCTAATTCTCCTGATTCATAAGCCAATTTCATAGAAGCCATATCACTTATAGCTTTTATTATTACTTCTCCTCTTTTTTCAGAATTTTCATAATATTGATTTGGTTCTAAAGTTAAAGAAACTTCTGGTTCTAAATTTTTTATTATATAAGGTCCTGTAAAAATATATCCCTTGTCACCTTTTTTGAATATTATATTTGTCCACTCTGTCAAAAGAGATTTTAAATTTTGTGTTTCTCTTTCAACTGTAACATTTACAGTATAATCATCTACTTTTTCAAATTTTACCTTTCCTGCTGTTGCATTAGATAAAGGGTTTTCTTCCATAACTGTATTCATTGCCCAAGCTAATGCTTCTGCATTAACTTCAGTTCCATCAGAAAATTTTACACCTTTTTTTAATTTTAACACCCAATTTAATTTATCAGTTCTTTCAACATCTTCTACATATCTTGAAACTAAATTTCCATCTCTATCAACTGAAAATACTGTTTCACTTAGTCCGTGTGTTGTTAAAGACCAAGGTGTTCCACCAACTGTTGGCTCTATTGCTCCAACTACAAAAGTTTGTCCTATCACTATTGGTTTATCTTCTGTTACAACTTTTTCCTCTTTTTTTTCTCCACAAGCTACAAAAAATATAACTAATAACAATGAACATAATAAAAATTTTATTATTTTTTTCATATTTCCTCCCTATTAAAAATAATTATACATATTTAAACTTAGTATAACATTTTTATTAAAAAAGACAAAATAATTAATATGCTAAACTTTTTTTATAAAGCAATTTTTTCACCTAAAAACTTTTTCTTTTATAAATTACATATACAATATACATAAGTGCTGTTATTATCCAAGAAACTATAAAACCATACAGTACCATAAAAAATGTTGGATTTAATGGCACTATCAAAAATATCCATAAAATCCTGCAAATACAAATTCCAAAAATATTTATTACCATTGGATGCAAAGTATTTCCAGTTCCTTTTATAGCTCCAGATAAAACATCCCCAATAACATACATAAAATATAAAGGAGCTATTAGATGTATAACTTCTGAAGTCAAATCAACTATATTTTTATCCTTTATTAAAAAATATGCCAAAGGTTTATTATAAAAATAAAGTATAAAACTTATTACAAAAATTGCTACCATTGACATAGATAAAGCTATTTTTATTCCATCTCTTGCTCTTTGATGTTTTTTGGCTCCATAATTTTGTGCCACAAATGTTGAAATTGCAACAGAAAAAGCATCTGAAACTGTCCATATCAAAAAATCTAATTTTCCTGATATTGCCCAAGCTGCAATACTATTTACACCAAAAGTATTTATACTGCTCTGTATTACTGTATTAGATATTGGGTAAAGAACTGATTGAACTCCAATAGGTAAACCTAATCTAAAAATTTCTTTTAAATATTTTTTATAAAAACGAATTTTATTTATATAAATTTTACAATCTAATTTTGTTCTAAGTAATATTATAAAAATTAAAATAGCACTTGCTATTTGTGCTATTAAAGTTGCCATTCCAACTCCAATAACTCCTAAATTAAATACTACAACTAAAATTAAATCTAAAATTATATTTAAGATATTAGATACAATTAAAATATAAAATGGAGTTTTAGAATCACCTAAGGCTCTCAAAATTCCAGAGCCTATATTATAAATCATAGATGCCACTATTCCGCTAAAACAAATAATAGTGTAAATTTGAGCCTGATAAAAAATTTCTTCGGGTACTTTAATTAATCTAATAAAAAATGGAGATAGTATACAACTTAACACAGATAATAACAACCCTCCAACTATTGCAAATAATATTGCAGTATGGCTAGCCTTTGATATATCTTCCTTTCTTTTGGCACCAAAATATTGTGAAATAATGATAGTTGCTCCTGATGAAAGTCCAACAAAAAAGTAATGGGAAGTCTTTGGAAATTAAGTACAGATTCTATTGCTGCAAAAGCATCTTTTCCTGCAAATCTTCCAATTATAATAGCATCTATTGTTGTATAAAGTGATTGAAATAAAGTCCCCAAAAATATAGGTAAAACAAATTTCAACATCACTTTCCATATTTTCCCTTCTGTCAAATTATTATTTTTTAAAGAAATATCCATAATATCATTCCTTAAACTAAAATATTTTTATATCTAAATTATATAATATCTATAGTTTTTATGTCAAATTATTTTTAAAATAATTATATATTTTTTGAAATATTTTAATATTAGCAAAAATAAAAAGAAACTGTTAAAAAATTAGTCTATTTAAAACAGTTTCTTAATAATTTCTATAATATTTCATATTTTACTTTCACATTTTTACCTTTAAATGCTATTCCTATTCTGTATATCTTAGTTATTCTTAAGTCTTTCAAACCTACATCATATTGTTTTTCTTTTATTTGTTCTAAGGCTTCCTCTGCTTGTGCATTTAAGACTTTTATAGTTTTAGATACTTTAAATTCAAATACATAGGCTGGTCTTACTTTATCAAGTGGTATTAACATTGCATCATATCTTCCATGTCCTCTTTCTCCATTTGATTTCACTTCATATTTATCCCTTAACCAAATCAACATTCCTAAAAACAATGAATGATAAACTTTTTCTCCTTTTAAATCATAAAAACTTGTATTTACTAAAAAGATATTTTGTAATCTTCTTTCAAACTCTTCTATATCTCCATCTAATAATGCATCCATCATTGGATTAAAATAATTTCCACTCACTAAAAATTTATCTATGAAACCTTTTTTGAAAAATGTTTGTATTTCATAGTTTGGTATTTTTAACATATATTCATCATTAGATAATTTTTCACTTATCTTTAAATATCCATTGTATGCCATTAACTGCCATATTCCATCAAACTTTGATAATTCTTCAAAAGTAAAAAATGGACTTATCTCTTTCTTTATTTCTTTTCCTTCAAATAAAGTTTGTAAATTATTAAATACATCTACTGTTGAATTTTTTAAATTATCATAAATTAAAGCATTATCTGAGGTATTTACCCAATATGCTTGCAATTCTTTTGTTCTAAGATAATTTATTATAGACCAAGGATTGTATACTTCTGAATTTCCAAATTTATAGCCATCATACCATTTCTTTACTTCTTCTATTTCATATTCTAACTCAAAATATTTTAAAGAATTTTCTACCTCTTTTTCACTTAAACCAAAAAAAGTTTCAAAATCATTTCCTAGTATATTGTAAGTTATTACATTATTTAACCCTGAGAATATCCCTTCTTTTGCAACTTGAACTATTCCAGTTAATACTCCCATTTTTAAATATGAATTT
It encodes:
- the rpsS gene encoding 30S ribosomal protein S19, yielding MARSLKKGPFCDHHLMAKVEEAVASGNNKAVIKTWSRRSTIFPNFIGLTFGVYNGKKHIPVHVTEQMVGHKLGEFAPTRTYHGHGVDKKKK
- the rplB gene encoding 50S ribosomal protein L2, with amino-acid sequence MAIRKMKPITNGTRHMSRLVNDELDKVRPEKSLTVPLKSAYGRDNYGHRTCRDRQKGHKRLYRIIDFKRNKLDVPARVATIEYDPNRSANIALLFYVDGEKRYILAPKGLKKGDIVSAGSKAEIKPGNALKLKDMPVGVQIHNIELQRGKGGQLVRSAGTAARLVAKEGTYCHVELPSGELRLIHGECMATVGEVGNSEHNLVNIGKAGRARHMGKRPHVRGAVMNPVDHPHGGGEGKNSVGRKSPLTPWGKPALGIKTRGRKTSDKFIVRRRNEK
- the rplW gene encoding 50S ribosomal protein L23 produces the protein MNVYDIIKKPVVTEKTELLRKEYNKYTFEVHPKANKIEIKKAIETIFNVKVEDVATINKKPITKRHGMRLYKTQAKKKAIVKLAKENTITYSKEV
- the rplD gene encoding 50S ribosomal protein L4; translation: MAVLNVYNLAGDQTGTLEVNDAVFGIEPNKVVLHEVLTAELAAARQGTASTKTRAMVRGGGRKPFKQKGTGRARQGTIRAPHMVGGGVTFGPHPRSYEKKVNKKVRNLALRSALSAKVAAGNVLVLDYDGIETPKTKVIVNLVNKVDAKQKQLFVVGDLIKDYNLYLSARNLENAVILQPNEIGVYWLLKQEKVILTKEALATVEEVLG
- the rplC gene encoding 50S ribosomal protein L3 — encoded protein: MSGILGKKIGMTQIFEDGKFVPVTVVEAGPNFVLQKKTEEKDGYVALQLGFDEKKEKNTTKPLMGIFNKAGVKPQRFVKELEVESVDGYELGQEIKVDVLAEVGYVDITGTSKGKGTSGVMKRHGFGGNRASHGVSRNHRLGGSIGMSSWPGKVLKGKRMAGQHGNATVTVQNLKVVKVDAEHNLLLIKGAVPGAKNGYLVIRPAVKKVIG
- the rpsJ gene encoding 30S ribosomal protein S10; translated protein: MASNKLRIYLKAYDHTLLDESAKRIAESAKKSGAIVAGPMPLPTKIRKYTVLRSVHVNKDSREQFEMRVHRRMIELLNSTDKAISSLTSVHLPAGVGIEIKQV
- a CDS encoding ISL3 family transposase produces the protein MISLSLSNFIKTILNIQDNNISFPEEEYYQVTQKGNYLIKVFKGFLKSDYCTCPYCNSKNIVKNGSRHRKIKYIPFQNYNIELELTIQRYICKDCKKTFSPSTNIVSDNSSISNNLKYTVALELQKNISLTSIAQKYNISISSVQRIMNSCYSDFKVNKEHLPEAICIDEFKSVKNIDGAMSFVFADYQSKSIIDIVEDRRLHSLTEYFSRFSLEARNNVKYICMDMYTPYISLVNSIFPNAKIVLDKFHIVNLVNRAFNQTRISIMNSIQDDSLKRKLKLFWKSLLKYYPDLCQVNYYCQSFKRKLSSKDKVDYLLEKCPELEVNFNIYQDIIQTIKLNNFNRFENTVKKYLTTKEKISKKMVIALKTLKKHMNYIENMFESNITNGVIEGLNNKIKSVKRTAFGYSNFSNFKKRILIQAGIISISA
- a CDS encoding dipeptide/oligopeptide/nickel ABC transporter ATP-binding protein, producing the protein MEEVLSIRNLNKTFESGFKLKDINFDIKEEEVVSLIGESGSGKTSISKIIVGLLKAEGQILFKGIDILENPKKINGKIQMIFQSPYSSLNPKYKIKDIILEGVIYQKVLKKEENIDEYLLNILNEVGLDKEVLNKYPHELSGGQRQRVGIARAVAVKPDLIIADEILTALDALTQIQILELFQKLKENKKISYLFISHDINIVKKISDRLLIIKDGEIIESGSKEKIFSKPEKEYTKKLIEISGINLLINKNNEIG
- a CDS encoding dipeptide/oligopeptide/nickel ABC transporter ATP-binding protein yields the protein MKNILELKDFSVSLKNNNRKILNNINIEIKEKGFLGIVGESGSGKTTLLNSIISFLDEKKFVLNGKMIFFENIEIYKMTEEKRKEICHKNISMILQDSINSLNPYEKIKKQLLETYIFHSKKKITNDFAIEEIKKLLLDVGFEDTDRILNSYPNELSGGMRQRIAIVLVLCTDIKILLADEPTTSLDVVNQFRFIELLKKISKEKGLTLIYVSHDIKVLSKICERIIVLKDGNIVEENSTAQILKEPKNDYTKLLIKAATAD
- a CDS encoding ABC transporter permease, with translation MTKKLIFINIFLVIILLIFSSKLNADINLDSVFLGFSKKNFFGTDDLGRDIFSLIIIGGFRTLEVVVIATSLSFFVGSFLGMIAGYFEGNIGTIIKSTVDLMMVVPTLIVALIVTSIFGITPVTAGISLGIFGIGNYMNQSEALTKAEKNKDYILASKLLGVPWYVVLFRRIFVNILARLLVNLGNTASGVILQYSALTFIGLGSDYTKPDWGAMLYQYRIYLVRKPSLIIIPTLCILWVSLSFNLIFDKREN